Proteins from one Poecile atricapillus isolate bPoeAtr1 chromosome 6, bPoeAtr1.hap1, whole genome shotgun sequence genomic window:
- the KNDC1 gene encoding kinase non-catalytic C-lobe domain-containing protein 1: MDSLGAAEDVFYEEEEEEVNCYDFEPLPTLLEDEENVSLADILSLRDSCLTEQDIWAICLECCHSLKSIAHSAIFQTLCITPDTLAFNTNGNVCFMEQLSDDPEGAFVPPEFDITGNTFEAHIYSLGATLKAAIEYIVEPETESEFGQDLHTLLEQMQEENPDNRPDIESILSLCEEKMKIASSSNICRSLSAVGRRVLSIESFGASQDVCDNMWKGRMCQRSLGSKLYSNEKSNIVGDSSAVEEVTTACHNNSSVVTMVTGRESRLKEMQIDLDNEKTQHSQLATQTEKSREEDKHTVYTDSFASVALDIKSCVIDLERDGLFKKGSLRKMKTFPKLPLELTDTNNFFTSVTNSGPLDRKNHLVTQESLPLDNNNEVAFSKGNLNSFAVSSPPETESKNHQVDDHHLDVPCVCTQVSGLNLDEHMSLINGKKMSFSTSGHKEDSSGATSEVLKLGDMLKGPNQSIAGAKMLDNYMVLEDCSETFQGSNENYVPHFNKMDSVLTTKPSGTRHGSNLIRPPELSNGVMSANNNEDNLCGGRGSEIKSNEQWISLKVLLSWYGRPLKDYELWALCHECLCTLQTCIDRPVVLCLDSVLIDCHGRILFAAPKAEESCDVFYLAPEIEEEDVDTEKVCVYGVAAVLWMAAKYNVALSHKLVLPRKFKKLLLDMARKNPEERPSLTAAIKTCNHYLLEEGINSKNILILLGKPIFKAIEEEVLSQDHIAFEFKNEKHEMDPSTSSLGFVPFTSDSKLVAVKGPVPCQISLNCEKATLPVAFTSPATHFKPIVLQQDPNIRKEVHAPVSDQFKKETRQEKHMSHNKSGYIENTESCGIDDAGVVETVPETLECDLQVPSHSFQMSSEEQNSGSTFTSTVRLPSPSDSSHILQEKSILSDDPSSSSACPTSPNFLHINNIILKQNSEKRVLTFVPVHLAVSEQIPNKPLRSRIAYDCYHSLPVLLSNTMASYKMSMQAENDASLCSVQSHETTNTENQFDESSSVIQTDCQETECATSTDSFFTEQEHTPCTSVDKDSYNFFDDKVLPHQSTTSDTLLQEVIHLIQEEFAFDGYLENGTEVFDMGNFILNLKEIKFGMFSDRICEKFCDLYWDEKLLENLYQAVNGGRPSHLCITEADEVKCDNIFQDVKKSESFLASSDQTEGKGEANFDVKAEPMIKTSLVDMDFDESPLDNIKKELTLQSTIPIAKEQQYLQSNGCGPGFAEESTNSEEQAMIKIAGNSYLTSPSLPDFCGCSPGWSSAFYGAECFDSEVHSYLKNLGKQKSSESQNIDAKKVELEQLLMIETKNYRKTIKFYQKLLQKERRSKGPETKSMLPKLRGQLQEMKSKVQFLELVKKYVQMMYAEQWGVESYVLPTVIHSGKADTRDMAPEDESSLLLYYNTEKQQCNNQNGGRVLQAGTPLGLMAYLYSRNAFLEGYVQQFLYTFRYFCTQEEFLKFLLDRISSTLSSASLDPSTSLTKICNRSFYILQAWIEDCYSVDFATNTDLLGTLKEFISSKVASLNGYGERLLSLLEDASARKSGSAHLSSGVDKCEEESEEGRKTLHSLCKKLSEDVSRKNFYWKLSKGVGPVAQHQRERLHSGSAVLPKPCCSSFTAESSVSLARADEVGPVLLIECSAQQLCWQLTLLQQEVFNKCHPVHFLNSRALGVKDKCVAVPKAVSAETVSLKVCNLFLSKCIQDQYLLQLLKNADSISTWVAAEIVTCHTTKRQVSLLSKFLLIAKCCYEQRNFATAMQILAGLENLIVRQLPAWKILPAKVAEIMEELKAVEVFLKSDSLCLMEGDRFKTLPTIPSAHVLAMHVQQLETGGFTMTNGAHKWTKLRNIAKVVSQVHAFQENPYTYAPDFKLQSYLRQRVTHFKDADISALAADNCANFHQIPAEKHSRKIQDTLRRMKATFQ, encoded by the exons GCACACATCTATTCTTTGGGTGCAACACTGAAAGCAGCAATAGAATATATTGTAGAACCTGAGACAGAATCAGAATTTGGACAAGATCTGCACACTCTGCTGGAACAAATGCAAGAAGAGAATCCTGACAATAGGCCGGATATTGAG AGCATTTTGTCATTatgtgaggaaaaaatgaagattGCTTCATCAAGTAATATTTGTCGAAGCTTGTCTGCTGTTGGAAGAAGAGTTCTTTCAATTGAATCATTCGGTGCTTCTCAAG ATGTCTGTGATAACATGTGGAAGGGAAGAATGTGTCAGAGAAGTTTGGGATCTAAATTATATTCAAATGAGAAAAGCAACATTGTGGGTGATTCGTCTGCAGTGGAAGAGGTGACGACTGCCTGTCATAACAACTCTTCTGTAGTTACCATGGTGACTGGCAGAGAAAGTCGTTTAAAGGAAATGCAAATTGATCTGGATAATGAGAAAACTCAACATTCTCAACTTGCAACTCAAACTgaaaagagcagagaagagGACAAACACACAGTGTATACTGACAGTTTTGCTAGTGTTGCTTTGGACATAAAATCATGTGTTATTGACCTGGAGAGAGATGGTCTTTTTAAGAAAGGTTctttgagaaaaatgaaaacctttCCAAAGCTACCACTTGAACTTACAGATACAAATAACTTTTTTACTTCTGTAACCAACAGTGGACCACTGGATAGGAAAAATCACTTGGTAACACAGGAGTCACTACCTCTAGACAATAATAATGAGGTTGCTTTTTCAAAGGGAAATCTCAATTCATTTGCTGTCAGTAGTCCACCAGAaacagaatcaaagaatcacCAAGTTGATGATCATCATTTAGATGTGCCATGTGTATGCACACAAGTGTCTGGCTTGAATCTAGACGAACATATGTCACTTATCAATGGTAAAAAGATGAGTTTTTCTACATCTGGCCACAAAGAAGACTCTTCTGGTGCTACCTCTGAAGTGCTGAAACTAGGTGATATGCTAAAAGGCCCAAATCAGTCAATTGCTGGAGCAAAAATGTTAGACAACTACATGGTGTTGGAAGACTGTTCTGAAACTTTTCAGGGGTCAAATGAAAATTATGTACCACATTTTAACAAGATGGATTCAGTGTTAACAACAAAACCCAGTGGGACCAGACATGGATCAAACCTAATTAGGCCACCAGAATTAAGCAACGGTGTGATGAGTGCAAATAATAATGAAGATAACCTTTGTGGAGGCAGAGGTTCAGAAATCAAAAGTAATGAGCAG TGGATCTCTCTAAAAGTCCTGTTGTCCTGGTATGGTAGGCCTCTGAAAGACTATGAACTCTGGGCATTATGTCATGAGTGTTTATGTACTCTGCAGACTTGCATAGATCGTCCAG TGGTCTTATGTTTGGACTCTGTGCTGATTGACTGCCATGGAAGGATCCTCTTTGCTGCTCCAAAAGCTGAAG AATCTTGTGATGTATTTTATTTAGCTCCTGAAATTGAAGAAGAGGATGTAGATACTGAGAAG GTCTGTGTTTATGGTGTTGCTGCAGTTCTGTGGATGGCTGCAAAATACAATGTTGCACTGAGTCACAAACTAGTATTGccaagaaaatttaaaaaactaCTTCTGGATATGGcaagaaaaaaccctgaagaaaGACCTTCTCTAACTGCTGCAATTAAG acaTGCAATCATTATTTACTTGAAGAAGGtataaacagcaaaaatattttgatattattGGGTAAACCCATCTTTAAG gCTATTGAGGAAGAAGTTTTGTCTCAGGATCACATTgcttttgaatttaaaaatgagaaacatgAAATGGATCCTTCAACGTCAAGTCTAG gATTTGTGCCTTTTACCAGTGACAGTAAACTTGTAGCAGTTAAAGGACCAGTACCATGCCAGATTTCACTAAACTGTGAGAAAGCAACATTACCTGTTGCATTCACCTCTCCTGCAACTCACTTTAAGCCTATTGTTTTGCAACAAGATCCAAATATAAGAAA agaggtTCATGCACCAGTTTCTGACCAATTCAAGAAAGAGACAAGGCAAGAAAAGCATATGAGCCACAACAAATCAGGATATATAGAGAACACTGAAAGCTGTGGTATTGATGATGCAGGTGTTGTTGAAACTGTACCTGAAACACTTGAGTGTGATTTACAAGTTCCAAGCCACTCCTTCCAGATGTCTTCAGAAGAGCAGAACTCAGGCAGTACATTCACTTCTACAGTTAGGTTACCATCACCATCTGATTCCTCACATATTCTACAAGAGAAGAGTATTTTATCTGACGATCCCTCCAGCTCTTCAGCTTGTCCTACATCTCCTAATTTTCTTCATATAAATAACATCATTCTCAAACAGAACTCAGAGAAAAGAGTTCTGACATTTGTACCAGTACATTTGGCCGTATCAGAGCAAATACCAAATAAGCCTCTTCGCTCGAGAATTGCTTATGATTGCTATCACAGTTTGCCAGTGCTACTTTCAAATACTATGGCAAGTTATAAAATGAGCATGCAAGCAGAAAATGATGCCTCCCTTTGCAGTGTGCAAAGTCATGAGACTACTAATACAGAGAACCAGTTTGATGAAAGTAGCTCAGTTATTCAAACTGACTGCCAAGAAACTGAGTGTGCTACCAGCACAGACAGTTTTTTCACTGAACAAGAACACACACCATGTACTTCAGTGGATAAAGACAGTTATAATTTCTTTGATGACAAAGTCCTGCCCCATCAGAGCACAACAAGTGACACTTTATTACAGGAAGTGATTCATCTTATACAAGAGGAGTTTGCATTTGATGGTTATTTAGAGAATGGGACTGAAGTTTTTGATATGG gTAACTTCATTTTAAActtaaaggaaataaagtttGGTATGTTCTCTGATAGAATTTGTGAAAAATTTTGTGACCTCTACTGGGATGAAAAATTACTGGAGAATCTCTATCAGGCAGTAAATGGAGGAAGACCTTCACATTTATG CATAACTGAGGCAGATGAAGTAAAATGCGACAATATATTCCAAGATGTGAAGAAATCTGAAAGCTTTCTGGCAAGCAGTGATCAGACAGAGG GAAAAGGGGAAGCAAACTTCGATGTGAAGGCTGAGCCAATGATAAAAACATCATTAGTTGACATGGATTTTGATGAGTCACCTTTGGATAATATCAAAAAAGAATTGACTCTGCAGAGTACTATCCCCATAGCGAAAGAGCAACAATATTTGCAAAGCAACGGCTGTGGTCCAGGCTTTGCAGAAGAAAGTACAAATTCAGAGGAACAAGCCATGATAAAGATAGCTGGAAACAGCTACCTGACATCTCCCAGTCTACCTGACTTTTGTGGCTGTAGTCCTGGTTGGAGCAGTGCATTTTATGGAGCTGAATGTTTTGATTCAGAAGTTCATAGTTACTTGAAAAACCTTGGAAAGCAGAAATCAAGTGAGTCACAAAATATAGATGCTAAAAAAGTG gaACTAGAACAATTGCTAATGATTGAgacaaaaaattacagaaagacCATAAAGTTTTACCAGAAGCTAttgcagaaagaaagaagaagcaaaG GTCCTGAAACTAAATCTATGTTGCCCAAACTGAGAGGACAGCTACAAGAGATGAAATCAAAAGTGCAGTTTCTTGAACTGGTAAAGAAATATGTACAG ATGATGTATGCAGAGCAGTGGGGTGTGGAATCCTATGTGCTGCCTACAGTCATTCACAGTGGGAAAGCTGACACCAGGGACATGGCACCTGAGGATGAATCATCATTGCTCCTTTACTACAACACAGAGAAACAGCAGTGTAACAATCAAAATGGAGGGAGAGTTCTGCAAGCCGGTACACCTCTTGGTTTAATGGCTTATTTATATTCTAG AAATGCCTTTTTAGAAGGTTATGTGCAGCAGTTTCTTTACACATTCCGCTATTTCTGCACACAAGAAGAATTTTTGAAGTTTCTTCTTGATAGAATCAGCAGCACTTTATCCAG TGCAAGCCTGGATCCTTCCACATCCCTTACCAAAATATGTAACCGCAGTTTCTACATCCTGCAGGCATGGATTGAAGACTGTTACAGTGTAGATTTTGCAACAAATACTGATCTTCTGGGTACCctaaaagaatttatttcttccaAG GTCGCTTCATTAAATGGCTACGGGGAGCGCTTGTTGTCACTGCTCGAGGACGCCTCTGCCAGGAAAAGTGGCAGTGCTCATCTTTCCTCTGGTGTGGACAAATGTGAAGAGGAAAGTGAGGAGGGCAGAAAAACATTACATTCCCTGTGTAAAAAGCTCTCAGAAGATGTCTCCAGAAAG aactTCTACTGGAAACTGTCCAAAGGTGTGGGACCAGTTGCACAGCATCAGAGAGAGCGGCTGCACTCAGGGTCAGCAGTTTTGCCGAAGCCCTGCTGTAGCAGTTTCACTGCAGAATCCTCGGTCTCCTTAGCTAGAGCGGATGAAGTGGGACCAGTTCTCTTGATCGAGTGCAGTGCCCAACAGCTTTGTTGGCAGCTGACACTACTGCAACAG gAAGTATTTAATAAATGTCATCCAGTACACTTCCTAAATTCCAGAGCGCTTGGTGTTAAAGACAAGTGTGTTGCTGTGCCAAA GGCAGTTTCTGCTGAGACAGTTTCACTTAAAGTCTGTAATCTATTTCTGTCGAAGTGCATACAAGACCAGTACCTTCtgcaattattaaaaaatgcagacaGTATCAGCACCTGGGTTGCTGCTGAAATTGTAACGTGTCACACAACTAAG CGGCAGGTGAGCTTGTTATCAAAATTTCTTCTTATAGCAAAATGCTGCTATGAACAAAGAAATTTTGCTACTGCAATGCAAATCCTAGCAGGCTTGGAAAATCTCATTGTACGACAGTTGCCA GCCTGGAAAATTCTACCTGCAAAAGTAGCTGAGATAATGGAGGAACTCAAGGCTGTTGAG gtgtttttaaaaagtgatagCTTATGTCTGATGGAAGGAGACAGATTCAAAACCCTTCCAACAATTCCATCAGCCCATGTTTTGGCTATGCATGTCCAACAGCTTGAAACTGGAGGATTCACAATGACAAATGGAGCCCACAAGTGGACTAAACTTag AAACATTGCAAAAGTTGTGAGCCAAGTTCATGCCTTTCAAGAGAATCCTTATACCTATGCACCAGATTTCAAGCTGCAGTCTTACCTCAGACAAAGAGTAACTCATTTTAAAGATGCAGACATTTCTGCCTTGGCAGCTGACAACTGTGCCAACTTCCATCAGataccagcagaaaaacattCTCGAAAAATTCAGGACACACTACGCAGGATGAAAGCAACATTTCAGTAA